The Halorhabdus sp. BNX81 genome includes a region encoding these proteins:
- a CDS encoding ABC transporter permease has protein sequence MSRLGYLAKRLAMAIPVVWLGTTITWFAIFMGPIDPASRLLSEGQTRNPAAYEAARTQLGLNQPPLQHYVDWMTNLITFDLGQTWVLYEGSNVNALILDFLPRTLWLGLWSVLIAVVIGVPLGFYAGLHSNSLSDYLASFGGIVWRAMPNFWLAIMLLAVLSLSPTLPWIHLSWDPLAVSLDSFTFEWESVFVPIDAISGSPDMSRIGTVDGFLAATKKVLPAALVLGSASMGNEMRIGRTAMLEVRNEDYVDFAKAKGVSDRVLVWKHIFRNALVPLIPIITSEAFLLIGGSVLVETVFGINGIGQLFYEAATSGELPLVGTLMYVFILMTVGINLIQDVLYTIVDPRVGVEGP, from the coding sequence ATGAGCAGACTGGGCTATCTCGCCAAACGCCTCGCGATGGCGATCCCGGTCGTCTGGCTCGGGACGACGATCACGTGGTTCGCTATCTTCATGGGACCGATCGACCCGGCCAGCCGGCTACTCAGCGAGGGCCAGACTCGAAATCCGGCCGCCTACGAGGCCGCCCGGACGCAACTCGGCCTGAACCAGCCCCCGCTCCAGCACTACGTCGACTGGATGACGAACCTCATCACGTTCGACCTGGGCCAGACCTGGGTGCTGTACGAGGGCTCGAACGTCAACGCGCTCATCCTCGATTTCCTGCCCCGGACACTCTGGCTCGGGCTCTGGTCGGTCCTGATCGCCGTGGTGATCGGTGTCCCGCTCGGGTTCTACGCCGGATTGCACTCGAACTCGCTGTCGGATTATCTGGCCTCTTTCGGCGGGATCGTCTGGCGGGCGATGCCGAACTTCTGGCTTGCGATCATGCTGCTCGCCGTGTTGAGCCTCTCGCCGACGCTTCCCTGGATCCACCTGAGCTGGGACCCCCTCGCCGTCTCCCTCGACTCGTTCACCTTCGAGTGGGAGTCCGTTTTCGTCCCGATCGACGCGATATCGGGGAGTCCGGACATGTCCCGCATCGGGACGGTCGATGGCTTCCTGGCGGCGACCAAGAAGGTCCTGCCGGCGGCGCTGGTGCTGGGCTCGGCATCGATGGGCAACGAGATGCGGATCGGCCGGACGGCGATGCTCGAAGTCCGCAACGAGGACTACGTCGACTTCGCGAAGGCAAAGGGCGTCTCCGATCGCGTCCTCGTCTGGAAGCATATCTTCCGGAACGCGCTGGTCCCGCTGATCCCGATCATCACCAGCGAGGCGTTCCTGCTCATCGGCGGGTCGGTACTCGTCGAGACCGTCTTCGGCATCAACGGCATCGGCCAGCTGTTCTACGAGGCGGCCACCTCCGGCGAACTTCCGCTCGTCGGGACGCTAATGTACGTCTTCATACTCATGACTGTTGGTATCAACCTCATTCAGGATGTCCTGTACACGATCGTCGATCCCCGCGTCGGCGTGGAGGGTCCCTGA
- a CDS encoding ABC transporter substrate-binding protein, with amino-acid sequence MPRDTTRRRFLLAAGAGGLTAVAGCGGDSESTNPDTATQDDPETGSGGGSTDEPSDETDDSTEETPVDSDGGTLQMMATGSIQTLDPINAKGSGAGYNQYNQQLMYFPDGHYPPEPALATGYEVSDDGLTYTFDLREDVTFHDGSEFTAHDVVYSYRRLAESPNSRNKDDIIGETLTIDHEKDATLSEPTDEETLEDVVPGSLAVEAVDDYTVEITLASPFEYTLFQIAGGAFAIIPEGSVGDIEGYDGEYDYNEFFSTEGDGPTFAGAGPFQVDSWRKGSQITLSAFEDYYGGEPDLDGITYTVVGSGNTRLQRFTNGNADILEDIPTASFNPNNVSIEREAGNRSLGTYALDDGTDVNYGEIPALTTEYIVFNTLEVPLAVRRAFAYAMNQHDIAENVYKGTGKPAYHIVPPAAYPTFEDSQSGEASYDRHAETGYESNTDFAADGYPYGYGETRLADATTVMEQAGYGEDNRYELTATTITGDSGYQQVFTRLQSKLRSVYIDMDIEEAEFGTIISRAISGDMEVFGLGDGMEYPGPQNFLRFLHGQNPSTQFTRWGAEGSYATEEYRQTAREAWDKHYAADGMTREDHNEAFQTVEEMNWASVQELPFLHPISQRFWHDAVDVEMYGVMENQAFDNTTLQR; translated from the coding sequence ATGCCACGTGACACGACTCGGCGTCGATTTTTGCTCGCCGCAGGCGCAGGGGGACTGACCGCCGTCGCCGGTTGCGGCGGGGACAGTGAATCCACGAACCCGGATACTGCAACCCAGGACGATCCCGAGACGGGTTCGGGCGGGGGGTCCACGGACGAACCATCCGACGAGACGGACGACTCGACCGAGGAGACCCCCGTCGACTCGGATGGGGGCACCCTCCAGATGATGGCGACCGGCTCCATTCAGACGCTTGACCCTATCAACGCGAAGGGGTCTGGTGCGGGCTACAACCAGTACAACCAGCAGCTCATGTACTTCCCGGACGGCCACTATCCGCCCGAACCCGCGCTGGCGACCGGATACGAGGTGTCCGACGACGGGCTCACGTACACGTTCGATCTCCGTGAGGACGTCACGTTCCACGACGGCAGCGAGTTCACTGCCCACGACGTCGTCTACTCCTATCGCCGCCTCGCCGAATCCCCGAACTCACGTAACAAGGACGACATCATCGGCGAGACGCTGACGATCGACCACGAGAAGGACGCGACGCTTTCCGAGCCGACCGACGAGGAGACCCTCGAGGATGTCGTCCCCGGCAGCCTCGCCGTGGAAGCGGTCGACGATTACACCGTCGAGATAACGCTTGCCTCCCCCTTCGAGTACACACTCTTCCAGATCGCCGGCGGCGCGTTCGCGATCATCCCGGAGGGTTCGGTCGGTGACATCGAGGGCTACGACGGCGAGTACGACTACAACGAGTTCTTCAGCACCGAGGGTGACGGCCCGACGTTCGCCGGGGCCGGCCCCTTCCAGGTTGACTCCTGGCGGAAAGGCAGCCAGATCACCCTCTCGGCCTTCGAGGACTACTACGGCGGCGAACCCGACCTCGACGGGATCACGTACACTGTCGTCGGCAGCGGGAACACACGCCTCCAGCGATTCACGAACGGAAACGCTGACATTCTGGAGGACATACCGACGGCCTCGTTCAACCCCAACAACGTGTCGATCGAGCGTGAAGCGGGCAACCGTTCGCTCGGTACCTACGCGCTCGACGACGGAACCGACGTCAACTACGGCGAGATCCCGGCGCTCACGACGGAGTACATCGTCTTCAACACCCTGGAGGTCCCGCTGGCGGTCAGGCGTGCGTTCGCGTACGCGATGAACCAACACGACATCGCCGAGAACGTCTACAAGGGGACGGGTAAACCGGCCTATCACATCGTCCCACCCGCGGCCTACCCTACTTTCGAGGATAGCCAGTCCGGCGAGGCTTCCTATGACCGCCACGCCGAGACCGGCTACGAATCGAACACCGACTTCGCCGCCGACGGCTATCCCTACGGCTACGGCGAGACGCGACTTGCGGACGCTACCACGGTGATGGAGCAAGCGGGCTACGGCGAGGACAACCGGTATGAACTCACCGCGACGACCATCACCGGCGACAGCGGGTATCAGCAGGTGTTCACCCGTCTCCAGTCGAAACTCCGGTCGGTCTACATCGACATGGACATCGAGGAAGCGGAGTTCGGGACGATCATCAGTCGCGCCATCTCCGGCGACATGGAGGTGTTCGGACTCGGCGACGGCATGGAGTACCCCGGCCCGCAGAACTTCCTCCGGTTTCTCCACGGCCAGAACCCGTCGACGCAGTTCACGCGATGGGGGGCCGAGGGCAGCTACGCGACCGAGGAGTACCGCCAGACCGCACGGGAGGCCTGGGACAAACACTACGCCGCCGACGGGATGACCCGCGAGGACCACAACGAAGCCTTCCAGACCGTCGAGGAGATGAACTGGGCATCCGTTCAGGAACTCCCCTTCCTCCACCCCATCAGTCAACGGTTCTGGCACGATGCGGTCGACGTCGAGATGTACGGCGTCATGGAGAACCAGGCCTTCGACAACACCACGCTTCAGCGCTGA
- a CDS encoding ABC transporter ATP-binding protein: MSRADAPDRTEIGAHPGDRDGEPLLAVRDLRTVFYTERETIHAVDGISFDVHAGETVGLVGESGSGKSVTARSILGLVDEPGVIEEGAIRFKGENLVEAGFEAHRGDIAIVFQDPANALNPVYTVGNQLREALSIHQGLTGDAATERAIELLEAVGIPDAPRRLGEYPHQFSGGMAQRAVIAIALACDPDLLVCDEPTTALDVTIQAQILDLLADLQREEDLAILFITHDMGVIEETADRVNVIYAGEIVERAPTQRLFAEPEHPYTEALLESIPGRTPPDQRLPAIEGEVPTPNGPADACRFAPRCPMAVEACRTAAPDPVEVSAAVDHAAACIFAGDDGDRTGGDDE; encoded by the coding sequence ATGAGCCGCGCCGACGCCCCCGACCGGACCGAGATCGGGGCGCACCCCGGAGATCGCGACGGGGAGCCGCTGCTCGCTGTCCGTGATCTCCGGACGGTGTTTTACACCGAACGCGAGACCATCCACGCCGTCGACGGGATCTCCTTTGACGTCCATGCCGGCGAGACGGTCGGTCTCGTCGGCGAATCCGGGTCGGGGAAATCCGTCACGGCACGGTCGATCCTCGGTCTCGTCGACGAGCCGGGCGTCATCGAGGAGGGGGCAATCCGTTTCAAGGGCGAGAATCTGGTCGAAGCTGGCTTCGAGGCCCACCGCGGCGATATCGCGATCGTCTTCCAGGATCCCGCCAATGCGCTCAATCCGGTTTACACCGTCGGCAACCAGCTTCGGGAGGCCCTCTCGATCCACCAGGGGCTGACCGGCGACGCGGCGACCGAGCGCGCGATCGAACTCCTCGAAGCTGTCGGGATCCCCGACGCGCCACGCCGACTCGGGGAGTATCCCCACCAGTTCTCCGGCGGGATGGCCCAGCGGGCGGTCATCGCGATCGCGCTGGCGTGTGATCCTGACCTGCTGGTCTGTGACGAACCGACGACCGCTCTGGACGTGACGATCCAGGCTCAGATCCTCGACCTGCTGGCCGACCTTCAGCGTGAGGAAGACCTCGCGATCCTCTTTATCACCCACGACATGGGCGTCATCGAGGAGACCGCCGACCGGGTGAACGTGATCTACGCCGGCGAGATCGTCGAACGCGCGCCCACGCAGCGCCTCTTTGCCGAGCCGGAACACCCCTACACCGAAGCCTTGCTGGAGAGCATTCCCGGACGGACGCCGCCAGATCAGCGCCTGCCGGCGATCGAGGGCGAGGTCCCCACGCCGAACGGTCCCGCTGACGCCTGCCGGTTCGCGCCCCGCTGTCCGATGGCCGTCGAGGCGTGCCGGACGGCTGCCCCCGACCCCGTCGAGGTATCGGCTGCCGTCGACCACGCCGCCGCGTGCATATTTGCCGGCGACGACGGCGACCGGACTGGGGGTGACGACGAATGA
- a CDS encoding metallophosphoesterase: protein MARLKRPTAPERVRLAVIADPHVSTRAEGTSKLFEHSLDHFEAAIDDIASRDVDAVLSPGDLTKDGEVWNADAVADALNALDVPVYAVPGNHDVPKDGDDHDAISVDTFADRFGPGSYPFHEEVGGLDVLGLNSAGNGDHLVDTHDGHVDADQREWLAGKLQRTDDPLIVVHHNLAAVTDQLRRHRDRVVEDMAIPPTMRETEAFVDVLANGDAALVLTGHFHLPLTGVDRGVREIATPTTCSFPQSYLLVNITPRGTDVRLVPIADQDGLELAHDRRARDSTTARGLTSIGAARLASMPLAVEDRA from the coding sequence ATGGCACGACTCAAGCGTCCGACTGCGCCGGAGCGGGTCCGACTGGCGGTGATCGCCGACCCACACGTCTCGACGCGTGCGGAGGGCACCTCGAAGCTGTTCGAACACTCTCTCGATCACTTCGAGGCGGCGATCGACGACATCGCGAGCCGGGACGTCGACGCCGTCCTCTCGCCGGGAGATCTCACGAAGGACGGCGAGGTCTGGAACGCCGACGCCGTCGCTGACGCCCTCAACGCGCTCGACGTGCCCGTCTACGCCGTCCCTGGAAACCACGATGTCCCGAAAGATGGCGACGACCACGACGCGATCTCGGTCGACACCTTCGCCGACCGCTTCGGCCCCGGCTCCTACCCCTTCCACGAGGAGGTAGGTGGGCTGGACGTGCTCGGGTTGAACTCCGCCGGGAACGGCGATCACCTCGTCGACACCCACGACGGCCACGTCGACGCCGACCAGCGCGAGTGGCTCGCGGGAAAGCTACAGCGGACCGACGACCCGCTGATCGTCGTCCATCACAACCTCGCCGCGGTGACCGACCAGCTCCGTCGTCACCGCGATCGCGTCGTCGAGGACATGGCGATCCCGCCGACGATGCGCGAGACGGAGGCGTTCGTCGACGTGCTTGCCAACGGCGACGCGGCGCTTGTCCTTACCGGGCACTTCCACCTGCCGCTGACCGGCGTCGATCGCGGTGTGCGCGAGATCGCGACGCCGACGACCTGTTCGTTCCCACAGTCGTACCTCCTTGTGAACATTACGCCCAGAGGAACCGACGTCAGGCTGGTCCCGATCGCCGATCAGGACGGACTCGAACTGGCCCACGATCGACGAGCGCGTGACTCGACGACGGCCCGTGGGCTCACCTCGATCGGTGCAGCGCGGCTGGCGTCGATGCCACTCGCGGTCGAGGACCGGGCGTAA
- a CDS encoding inositol monophosphatase: MTDKAGGPDDGTSDRHGTRYGSSIPRSDRVAVAREAARAGGAVAMAGFRRDLDVETKAGKTDLVTRADREAQSRIAAVIGERFPQEPFVGEEADAIETVPERGPAWIADPIDGTNNYVRGMRQWATSVASVRDGDPVAAATALPALGDIYVGGPGGVTRNGRPIGVNDTADTDRFTVVPTIWWPRDRREEYARAAEAIVTRFGDLLRLKSVQVALALLAAGSIEGVITNVETNPWDTVAGTYLVEQAGGTVTDLDGEPWRHDCRGLVASNGQAHETVLGAANAIDPPTDGSGSV; this comes from the coding sequence GTGACCGACAAGGCGGGCGGTCCGGACGACGGGACTTCCGATCGACACGGAACGCGATACGGGAGTTCGATCCCGCGCTCGGATCGAGTCGCCGTCGCCCGCGAGGCGGCCAGGGCCGGCGGGGCCGTCGCCATGGCCGGGTTCAGGCGGGATCTCGACGTCGAAACCAAGGCGGGCAAGACCGACCTGGTGACGCGGGCCGATCGCGAGGCCCAGTCCCGGATCGCAGCCGTCATCGGCGAGCGCTTCCCCCAGGAACCGTTCGTCGGCGAGGAGGCCGACGCGATCGAGACCGTCCCCGAACGGGGGCCGGCCTGGATCGCCGATCCGATCGACGGCACCAACAACTACGTCCGGGGGATGCGCCAGTGGGCGACCAGCGTCGCGTCGGTCCGGGACGGCGATCCCGTCGCGGCGGCGACCGCCCTCCCGGCGTTGGGTGATATCTACGTCGGTGGGCCGGGTGGCGTGACGCGCAACGGCCGGCCCATCGGGGTGAACGACACCGCCGACACGGATCGGTTCACCGTCGTCCCCACGATCTGGTGGCCCCGGGACCGCCGCGAGGAGTACGCCCGGGCGGCCGAAGCCATCGTCACCCGGTTTGGCGACTTGCTCCGGTTGAAGTCCGTCCAGGTTGCCCTCGCCCTGCTGGCTGCCGGGTCGATCGAGGGTGTGATCACGAACGTCGAGACCAACCCCTGGGATACCGTCGCCGGCACGTATCTCGTCGAGCAGGCCGGCGGGACGGTCACCGACCTCGACGGCGAGCCCTGGCGACACGACTGCCGCGGACTCGTCGCCTCGAACGGCCAGGCCCACGAGACGGTGCTTGGGGCCGCCAACGCGATCGACCCGCCGACTGACGGATCCGGATCGGTCTAG
- a CDS encoding ABC transporter ATP-binding protein encodes MTASVPDGSSMSASTDDDRDTFLDIRDLQTHYTDGSLFGADPPVRAVDGVSLSIQRGETLGLVGESGCGKTTLGRTLVGLEAATAGSVVVDGTDVTALSGSDLRAWQRRVGMVFQDPQESLNDRLTVGEIVAEPLEAHDWGTPAEREDRVFTLLDQVGLREEHFYRYPHQFSGGQRQRVAIARALALEPEFLILDEPVSALDVSVQARVINLLEELQAELGLTYLFIAHDLSLVRHIADRVAVMYLGNVLEVGPTERVFADPANPYTRSLLSAIPGSSSPAPEDLDRITLRGTPPNPRYPPEGCPFATRCPAKIPPPDHADLSADALGAIETFRDVLRERARAETGLSARLKRRLGLDTGGRSVEAIVEELFADVTLSSASRDVIDQATATASTAPGEALAVLDDAFGSVCDRESPAAHVVDDTERTSRCLRHRPEHDDPGGERP; translated from the coding sequence ATGACCGCCTCAGTCCCCGACGGCAGCTCGATGTCCGCCTCGACGGACGACGATCGCGACACGTTTCTCGACATCCGCGATCTACAGACCCACTACACGGACGGGTCGCTGTTCGGTGCCGACCCGCCGGTCCGGGCGGTCGACGGCGTCTCGCTGTCGATCCAGCGCGGCGAGACCCTCGGCCTGGTCGGCGAGAGCGGGTGTGGGAAGACCACGCTCGGCCGGACGCTCGTCGGCCTGGAGGCCGCGACCGCCGGCTCCGTCGTCGTCGACGGAACCGACGTGACCGCCCTCTCGGGGAGCGACCTCCGGGCGTGGCAGCGTCGTGTCGGCATGGTGTTCCAGGATCCCCAGGAGAGCCTCAACGATCGCCTGACGGTCGGCGAGATCGTCGCCGAGCCACTGGAGGCTCACGACTGGGGAACCCCCGCCGAACGCGAGGACCGCGTCTTCACGCTGCTCGATCAGGTCGGGCTTCGTGAGGAGCACTTCTATCGCTACCCCCACCAGTTCTCGGGCGGCCAGCGCCAGCGCGTGGCGATCGCCCGCGCACTCGCCCTCGAACCCGAGTTCCTGATCCTCGACGAGCCCGTCTCGGCGCTCGACGTCTCTGTCCAGGCGCGGGTCATCAACCTCCTCGAGGAACTCCAGGCCGAACTCGGACTGACCTACCTCTTCATCGCCCACGACCTCTCGCTCGTCCGGCACATCGCCGACCGGGTCGCCGTGATGTACCTCGGGAACGTCCTCGAAGTCGGGCCGACGGAGCGCGTCTTCGCGGACCCGGCCAATCCCTATACTCGGTCGCTCCTGTCGGCGATTCCGGGCTCTTCGAGTCCGGCCCCCGAGGACCTCGATCGGATCACGCTCCGTGGGACGCCGCCGAACCCGCGGTACCCGCCCGAGGGGTGTCCGTTCGCGACCCGATGCCCGGCGAAGATCCCGCCCCCCGATCACGCCGACCTCTCGGCCGACGCGCTCGGCGCGATCGAGACGTTCCGGGACGTGTTACGGGAGCGCGCCCGGGCCGAGACTGGCCTGTCCGCCCGCCTCAAGCGACGGCTCGGACTCGACACCGGTGGCCGTTCGGTCGAGGCGATCGTCGAGGAACTGTTCGCGGACGTCACGCTGTCGTCGGCTTCTCGCGACGTGATCGATCAGGCGACAGCGACCGCGAGCACGGCCCCGGGCGAGGCGCTCGCGGTACTCGACGACGCCTTCGGTTCGGTCTGTGATCGCGAGTCGCCGGCCGCACATGTCGTTGATGACACCGAGCGAACGAGTCGGTGTCTCCGGCACCGTCCCGAGCACGACGATCCCGGGGGTGAACGGCCGTGA
- a CDS encoding ABC transporter permease: MSDATPVEDRRLFETTGSDAVLSAWLLVGVVLFALEAGAVANFLTGLLADFVGALPTAGSDGSLLSSVTAVFDAAQQQTNAIPTVLSRDVVPNAGHWNGQQWVGTFFGLSPGVSWAIRTVLVYAYAFAWVAWAAVGYRYYRREIRAADWTPRDDVIDRFRSHRWGLFGALIVFMFVVMAIFAPTLGPTTVEQNMRNSYAYEIDYWNEETGSVESILVGEANLDSQSTGDSSRVMPLTYDDYGRFHPFGTMPNGRDLFTFIAVGSRISLVIGVLSVGLSALLAVSLALIAAYYKGRVDLGTVLVSDGVMAMPQLLLIIMLTTVLGDTWIGDVYSGGFVLALIFAFTGWTYMWRSIRGPALQIAERAWIDAARSFGQRPRTIMRKHMLPYVTGYVLIYASMTLGGAIISIAGLSYLGLGVAPPTPEWGRAIKLGQDYVTTGSWHISLIPGVLITLVVTGFNALGDGVRDAIDPQSDSAIGSAAGRGGGA; the protein is encoded by the coding sequence GTGTCCGACGCAACTCCCGTCGAGGATCGGCGATTGTTCGAAACAACCGGGTCCGATGCCGTGCTGTCCGCGTGGCTGCTTGTCGGCGTCGTCCTCTTCGCGCTGGAGGCGGGCGCAGTCGCGAACTTCCTGACCGGCCTGCTCGCCGATTTCGTCGGGGCACTCCCGACGGCCGGCAGCGACGGATCGCTGCTATCGAGCGTCACCGCAGTCTTCGACGCCGCTCAACAGCAGACGAACGCGATCCCGACCGTGCTCTCGCGGGACGTCGTTCCCAATGCCGGCCACTGGAACGGACAGCAGTGGGTCGGCACCTTCTTCGGGCTGTCGCCCGGCGTCTCCTGGGCGATCCGGACGGTACTCGTCTACGCCTATGCGTTCGCGTGGGTCGCCTGGGCCGCCGTCGGGTATCGCTACTACCGCCGGGAGATCAGAGCCGCCGACTGGACGCCCCGCGACGACGTTATCGATCGCTTTCGATCACACCGGTGGGGGCTGTTCGGCGCGCTGATCGTGTTCATGTTCGTCGTGATGGCGATCTTCGCGCCGACGCTCGGCCCGACGACCGTCGAACAGAACATGCGCAACTCCTACGCCTACGAGATCGACTACTGGAACGAGGAAACCGGCTCCGTCGAGTCGATCCTGGTCGGCGAGGCCAACCTCGATTCCCAGTCGACCGGCGACAGTTCGCGGGTGATGCCGCTGACCTACGACGACTACGGCCGGTTCCACCCCTTCGGGACGATGCCCAACGGCCGTGATCTGTTTACGTTCATCGCCGTCGGGTCACGGATATCGCTGGTCATCGGCGTCCTCTCGGTCGGGTTGAGTGCCCTGCTTGCGGTCTCGCTGGCCCTGATCGCCGCCTACTACAAGGGTCGGGTTGACCTCGGCACGGTCCTGGTTTCGGACGGCGTGATGGCGATGCCACAACTCCTGCTCATCATCATGCTCACGACTGTTCTGGGCGACACGTGGATCGGTGACGTTTACAGCGGCGGGTTCGTGCTCGCGCTCATCTTCGCCTTTACCGGATGGACGTACATGTGGCGGTCGATTCGTGGCCCCGCCCTGCAGATCGCCGAACGCGCCTGGATCGACGCCGCCCGGAGCTTCGGCCAGCGGCCACGGACGATCATGCGCAAACACATGCTGCCGTACGTGACCGGCTACGTCCTGATCTACGCCTCGATGACCCTTGGCGGGGCGATCATCTCGATCGCCGGCCTCTCGTATCTCGGCCTCGGCGTCGCGCCGCCGACCCCCGAGTGGGGCCGGGCGATCAAGCTCGGCCAGGACTACGTCACCACCGGCTCCTGGCACATCTCGCTCATCCCGGGCGTGCTCATTACGCTCGTCGTCACCGGGTTCAACGCGCTCGGCGACGGCGTCCGGGACGCGATCGATCCCCAGTCCGACAGCGCGATCGGCTCGGCGGCCGGCCGGGGTGGTGGCGCATGA
- a CDS encoding hemolysin family protein: MNSLELTIRLLAGVFLILTNGFFVAIEFALTRARQYTEEEFVGDGSNAGLRRAWEMTQDLELYLTTCQVGITASSIAVGIVAEPALAAIFEPIFHNTVLASIGSGGIIAFLIINLVHLTHGEQTPTYLGVERSRWVSKYGAVPLYWFHWLISPIISLGDGIAKLTLKLFGVEMTGAWLETEEEVIETRADLRNRVGSALEEGGLNDERREEVMNALAIGEQPIREVMVDADDIVALSTAVDPAENFRLMEEHPHTRYPLIGDDLADFEGIVYLPALSRHREELADGEMDFAELAAPPMTLSPDVDVSDAVDQFQAENQELALVIEDGEVVGMVTVTDLLESVMGDIEDPIDTRQDSLSEGQ; encoded by the coding sequence ATGAACTCACTCGAACTCACCATCCGACTACTGGCAGGTGTCTTCCTCATCCTGACCAACGGCTTTTTCGTCGCGATCGAGTTCGCCCTGACCCGTGCCCGCCAGTACACCGAGGAGGAGTTCGTCGGCGATGGATCGAACGCCGGCCTCCGGCGCGCCTGGGAGATGACCCAGGACCTCGAACTGTACCTGACGACCTGCCAGGTCGGGATCACCGCCTCCAGTATCGCGGTCGGGATCGTCGCCGAACCGGCGCTGGCGGCGATCTTCGAACCGATCTTCCACAACACCGTCCTGGCGTCGATCGGCTCCGGTGGGATCATCGCCTTCCTGATCATCAACCTGGTCCACCTGACCCACGGCGAGCAGACGCCGACGTACCTCGGCGTCGAGCGCTCCCGGTGGGTCTCAAAGTACGGGGCCGTCCCGCTGTACTGGTTCCACTGGCTCATCTCGCCGATCATCTCGCTGGGTGACGGCATCGCCAAACTCACGCTGAAGCTCTTTGGCGTCGAGATGACCGGCGCGTGGCTCGAAACTGAGGAGGAGGTCATCGAAACCCGGGCTGACTTGCGGAATCGCGTCGGCTCGGCGCTCGAAGAAGGTGGTCTCAACGATGAGCGACGCGAGGAGGTCATGAACGCCCTCGCCATCGGCGAACAGCCGATCCGTGAGGTGATGGTCGACGCCGACGATATCGTCGCCCTCTCGACGGCGGTCGATCCGGCGGAGAACTTCCGCCTGATGGAGGAACACCCACACACTCGCTATCCACTGATCGGCGACGACCTCGCGGACTTCGAGGGGATCGTCTACCTCCCCGCACTGTCGCGCCACCGCGAGGAACTCGCCGACGGCGAGATGGACTTCGCCGAGCTTGCCGCGCCACCGATGACGCTCTCCCCGGATGTCGACGTTAGCGACGCTGTCGACCAGTTCCAGGCCGAAAACCAGGAACTCGCCCTCGTCATCGAGGACGGCGAAGTGGTCGGGATGGTTACGGTGACTGATCTGCTTGAGTCCGTGATGGGCGACATCGAGGATCCGATCGACACGCGACAGGATTCGCTGTCCGAGGGCCAGTAG